The following are from one region of the Actinopolyspora halophila DSM 43834 genome:
- a CDS encoding lytic polysaccharide monooxygenase auxiliary activity family 9 protein, which produces MGIAAFGIVPLALPMLTAGAASGHGYTQNPMSRQALCADGTVSNCGAIQWEPQSVEGPGNFPSGGPADGNLCSGGNSRFSELDEPRNGSWPATDVSAGQDLQFRWELTAAHSTESFRYFITKDSYDPSQQLTRDQLELQPFHTEDYNGRQPDFTVTHTGQLPSDKSGKHLIFGVWEVADTSNAFYTCSDVNFG; this is translated from the coding sequence ATGGGAATAGCCGCGTTCGGCATCGTTCCGCTGGCGCTGCCCATGCTCACGGCGGGTGCCGCCTCGGGGCACGGCTACACGCAGAACCCGATGAGCAGGCAGGCGCTGTGTGCCGATGGCACGGTCAGCAACTGCGGCGCCATCCAGTGGGAGCCGCAGAGCGTGGAAGGCCCCGGCAACTTCCCCTCGGGCGGACCGGCCGACGGCAACCTCTGCAGTGGAGGGAACAGTCGCTTCTCCGAGCTCGACGAGCCGCGCAACGGCAGCTGGCCCGCGACCGACGTATCGGCGGGCCAGGACCTGCAGTTCCGCTGGGAGCTCACCGCGGCCCACTCCACCGAGTCGTTCCGGTACTTCATCACCAAGGACAGCTACGACCCGAGTCAGCAGTTGACCAGGGACCAGCTCGAGCTCCAGCCGTTCCACACCGAGGACTACAACGGCAGGCAGCCCGACTTCACCGTCACTCACACCGGGCAGCTGCCCTCCGACAAGAGCGGCAAGCACCTGATCTTCGGTGTCTGGGAGGTCGCGGACACGAGCAACGCCTTCTACACGTGCTCGGACGTGAACTTCGGCTGA
- a CDS encoding PPOX class F420-dependent oxidoreductase: MDPDHARSIVREQHHAVLATSRSDGTPQQSPVLATVDSEGGIVISTTADTAKVANLARDDRAWLCVLPDEFFGRWIQVEGRAEVVRLPEAMPLLEEYYRSISGEHEDWEQYRAAMRAESRVVLRIEPTRAGPS; the protein is encoded by the coding sequence ATGGACCCGGACCACGCTCGCTCGATAGTGCGCGAGCAGCACCACGCGGTGCTGGCCACCTCGCGCTCCGACGGAACGCCGCAGCAGAGCCCCGTTCTGGCTACTGTGGACTCCGAAGGCGGGATCGTCATCAGCACCACGGCCGACACCGCCAAGGTGGCCAATCTGGCCAGGGACGACAGGGCGTGGCTGTGCGTGCTGCCCGACGAGTTCTTCGGAAGGTGGATCCAGGTCGAGGGCAGGGCCGAGGTCGTGCGGCTGCCCGAGGCCATGCCGCTGCTCGAGGAGTACTACCGCTCCATATCCGGCGAGCACGAGGACTGGGAGCAGTACCGTGCCGCGATGCGCGCCGAGAGCAGGGTGGTGCTGCGTATCGAACCGACCCGCGCGGGCCCCTCCTGA